The DNA window CCCGAAGTCACCCAGGCCGCGGGATACACCGACTACCAGTGGAAGCGGGAGCAACTGAAGGGGAGCGACTACGACAACCACGTGCCCGGCTGGTACATGGCGCAGGAATTCCCCATGGTCAAGTTCACCGATTTTGCCAACTGGGGCGCGGTGGCCGCGTGGGCGGTTCCGCTGTTCGCGGTGTCGGAGCCGGAACGGGCACGCCTGCGCGAGATGGCCGGGGAGGCGCTGAACTTCTCGCATTCGCCCGAGAACATCATGCAGGCCATCCACTTCGTGCAGGACGAGGTTCGCTACCTCGGGCTCCTGGAGGGAATGAGCGCATACGTGCCCCACCCGCCCACCCGGGTGTGGGAGCAGCGTTACGGCGACTGCAAGGACAAGTCCCTGCTGCTCAGCGTTCTCCTGGAGGAAATGGGCGTCGATGCGTACCCCATGCTGGTCAACACGGCGGGGCCCCGTTCCGCCGATGAGTTTGCGGTCGCGCCCGGCGACTTCGATCATTGCGTGGTGGCGTTCCGCTACGGCGATGAGATGCGGTTCGTGGATCCCACCGCGTCGCACCAGGGTGGGGACCTCGATCAGATGTATTTCCCGGACTACCGTTTCGGTCTGATCGTGGCACCCGACAGCGACGATCTGACCCCGTTGCCGGAACCCAGGACGGGGCGTACGGTGGTGACGGAGCATTTCCGTGTGGACGACGCCGGCGGCGCCGACCTGACCGTAAAGACGGAGTACCGTGGATCGCGCGCCGACATGATTCGCTTCATGTTCGCCTACACGGATCTCGCCAGCATCCAGAAGCAGTACCTGTCCTACTACGCCGCCATGTATCCGCAGATCACGGCGACGGCCGACCTCTCCTTGGAAGACCAGCAAAGAGACAGCGACAATGTGGTGGTGGTGAACGAGTCCTACCGCATCGACAACATCTGGATCCAGTCCGAAGAGGACACCAGCGTGCGCTACGTGGAATTCTTCCCGCTGTCGCTGGACAACGAGACGCTGTGGAACAGCAGTCCCGATCGCACCATGCCCTACGAGGTGGGGCGCATCGACTTCCGGCACGAGTTCATCATCGATCCGCCGGGACGCTGGCCGGCGAGGCCGCAGGAGACCGACATCAAGGGCAAGGGGTTCCGCTACTGGGAACGGGTGTCGACGCGGGGCGACCAGATCCGGATCGAATACGAATACAGTCGCACGCGCGACTACATCGACGCGGCGGACGTGGCCGATTTCATCGCCCGGCACGACCGCATCCGCAGCAACCTGACCTACCACCTCATCCGGGGGCGGAACGCGGGGGCGTCCGGGATCAGCTGGGGCATGGTGCTGGTGGCGCTGGCCAGCCTGGCGGGTTCGCTGTGGGGTGCCAGGCGGCTGTATGCCCGCTACGATCCCGAACCGCGGCGGCCCGAGCGCGCCGACGGGCCGGCGGGGATTCGCGGATGGTTGCTGCTGCCCGTCATCGGGACGGCGATCGCCCCCCTGCGCGACCTGGCCTCGATCTCCGACCTCGCGGCGTGTTTCGACGCGGAAATCGTGTCGGGGTTCGGCTCCGGTCTGACCGTGATCCTCGGTTTCGAAGTGGTGTTCCTGGTGGCGGGCGCGGTTGCGTGGGGACTGATGATGTGGCTGTTCTACCGCCATCGCTCCAGCGTTCCCAGGATGTTTATGCTCTACGTGGTGGCGCGCTTCGTCTACGTGATTGCCGACAACATGCTGGCCGGTGCGCTGTTGCCCGCGGAGCTGCGCGACCTCGAATCAACCGAGCCGCTGATGGACATCTTCCCGATGATGGCCTTTGGCGCCGTCTGGATCACCTACTTCCACCAGTCGGACCGGGTCAAACGGACGTTCGTTGCGCGCGGTCCGCTGCATCAGCCCCCGCCCGCCCTGGCGGCGAACGGGGACGCACCGGCCCACGCGGCGGGCAGCGCGGACGAACTCGAGGAACTCGCCCGGGCCCGCCTCGAGCAGGGCATTCCGGCTGCGGAGGTGGCGGCGTGGTTGGCCGGGCAGGGGTTGAGTCCCGCCATGGCGGCGACAGTGGTAAAGGTGCTGGGTGGGGACGCCGCGCCGGTCGATGTCGCATCTTCGCGCCGTGCGCGGATCCGGGCTATCATCTTTGTCGTCATCATGCTGATCATCATTGTCTTTCTCGCCCGACTGAACATGTAGTTGCCAGGAGGAAGTGCACATGACCACGGTGCAAAGAAACGCACGAATCGCCGGACTTCTGTATCTTCTGCTGACCCTCGTCGCGCCCCTGCGGCTGCTCTACATTCCGGGCAAGCTGTTCGTGCGCGGAGACGCGGCCGCGACGGCCGCCAACATCGCCGCCAACGAGACGCTCTTCAGGCTCGGGATAATGAGCGAGCTGGCGTGCGGCGTCATCGTGCTCTTTCTCACCTTCGCCCTCTACCGGCTGTTCCGGGATGTCGACCACCAGCTCGCGGTGCTGGTGGTGATCGTGGGCGGCATCCTCCCCGCCGCCGTCGACTTCCTCATCGTCCTGAACGACATCGCGGCACTCGCCTTCGTGAGCGGGGCGGACTACCTGGCCGCCTTCGACGCACCGCAGCGCGACGCCCTTGCGCACTTCTTCATGCGCCTGCACGGACAGCAGGTGCTCGCCGCCGAGGTGCTGTGGGGGATATGGCTGTTTCCGCTGGGGATGCTGGCCATCCGCTCGCGCTTCATTCCCCGCCTGTTCGGTTACTGGCTCATCATCAACGGCATCGCGTACCTGGCGCTGAGCGTCAGCGGCCTGGTGCTGCCGCAGTATGCGGCGTGGGTGGAGATGGTCACCATCCCGGCGCTGCTCGGAGAGGTGGCGTTCATGCTGTGGCTGTTGATCAAGGGGGCCAGGGAGCGGCCGGTGACGGCGGGTTGATGGGCGCGTGAGATGGCTCCTCGCCATTTTGCTGGTCGCCGTCGTTCTCGCGGCGGGCGCGACGCAATCGCAGGCCGAAACCACCGCGATCTACCAGATACAGGTGCGCGATCCGGCGTCCCACCGCGTGGCCGTGCGCGCCACCGTGCCGGGGAACACTACCGAACTACGCATGGATACGTCGCGGCCGGGCGACATTCCCGAGGTCGCCGATGCGGGCTGGCCCGCGCTGGTGCAGCGGCTGCGCGTGCGCGATGCCGCCGGCAATAGTGTGGGCGTCACCGCCAACGGTGCCCGTGGCTGGGTGCTCGCGCGGCGCGCCGACGGTCCGCTCACCCTGGAGTACCTGGTGGACTACACCCCGCTTGCGGCGCGCGACTGGCCGGCGCCGCGCGAAGCCGCGTTTGCCGACGCGCGTCACATGGTGGTGATCGGCCGCTCGCTGTTCATCACCACGCCGGCGCAGGGGGTGAGCGAGGTGAGCTTCGTATTGCCGCGTGACTGGCAGCCGGTGGTGCCGTGGCCGGCATTGCGCGGTGCGCGCCGCAGCGTGTCGGTTGCCGCCGCCGAAGATCTCACCGAAAACCTGGTCGCGTTTGTGAAGGGTGCGCCGGACGTGCTCACCGCCGGTGGATTCAACCTCAAAGTGATTGCGCTGGGGCACTGGGAATCCGCGCGCGGGGAAGTGCTGCGCGTGCTGGGCGTGGTGGCAGAGCGGCTGGTCGGCTTCATCGGGTTCTCCGGACCGGGCGACTACCTGGTGGTGCTGCTGCCGCTGGAGGAGCGGGGCGGCGAGTCGTTCCGCGCCAGCTTCGCGATGTCGTATCACGACACGCCCGCGCGCGCCAACCTGGGCGACTGGGGCAACACCATCGCGCACGAGGTGTTCCACTACTGGAACGCGTGGCGACTGCGCGGCGCCGACTATGCGAGCTCGCAGTGGTTCCAGGAAGGTTTCACCGAGTACGCGGCCAACCTCGCGCTGGTTTCGGGGGGATTGACCACCGACGAAATGTTCTACGCCAAACTCGCAACCCACGTCACCCAGTATCGCGAGCTCGCGACACCGCTCGACGCGCCCGGCACCCGCAAGGGTCCGCCGCTCTACAGCGGCGGCGCGTTGGTGGCCTTCCTGTGGGACATCGAGATCCGCGGCGCGACGGGGGGCAGAGAGGGTGTGGGCGACCTGCTGCGGGTGATGCTGCGCAACACCGACGGCGGGGCCCGGCCCTATGCGTGGGAGGACATCCGCGTGGCACTCGGAAGCCTCGCCCCCGGCGACTGGGACGCCTTTTACCGGCGCCATATTCACGGCACCGAGCCGTTGCCGCTCGAGGCGGCCTTCGCGCGGGTGGGGTTACGCATGGCGCAGCGGGCCGACGGCACGATTGCGGTTGAAGTGGACCCGAAGGCAATGGACAATACCCGGCAGTTGCGGAGCGCCGTCATGCAGGCGAGTCGTTGAGCGGACGCGCCCCAGCGCGTTCCGTTCCCTGAACCGAGGAGGCAGCCATGTCCGAAGCACGAACCGTGTCAACCCCGCGTCATCTGTGGATCATCGGGATTGTGGGTCTGTTGTGGAACATCATGGGTGTGGTGGACTACCTGATGACGCAGACCAGGAACGAGACGTACATGGCCAAGTTCTCGGCCGAGGAGCTCGAGTACTTCTACGGGTTACCGGCGTGGGTGGTTTCGACCTGGGCGCTCGCGGTGTGGGGCGGCCTGCTGGGCACGGTGCTGCTGCTCATGCGCCGCAAGCTGGCTGTCCACGTGTTTCTGGTCTCGCTGCTGTGCGTGGTGGTAACCGCGATCCAGAACTACGGGCTCTCCGAGGGCATGGAAATCATGGGCGCAACGGGGATGATCTTCACCGTGGTCATCTTTGCAATCGCGCTGGGCCTGTACCTGTACGCGAAGAAGATGGCCAGGCGCGGCGTGCTGGTGTAGCAAGGGAGAAAGCAACATGGCCAATTCAACCAATACGGTGCGCCTGCACCGCGTGCTGCGCGCGCCCGCCGAACGGGTGTACCGCGCCTTTCTCGATCCCGACGCGCTCGTCAAGTGGATGGCGCCGCATGGATTCACCGGCAAGGTCCACCAGATGGACCCGCGCGTGGGCGGCGGGTACAAGATGTCATTCACCAACTTCGGCACCGGATCGAGCCACTCGTTCGGCGGCAAGTACGTCGAGCTGACGCCCAACGAGCGCATCCGCTACACGGACGCGTTCGACGACCCCAACCTGCCGGGCGAGATGCAGATGACCGTCTCGCTGCGCGCGGTCAGTTGCGGCACCGAGCTCACCATCGTCCAGGAGGGGATTCCCGCGGCCATCCCGCTGGAGCTCTGCTACCTGGGATGGCAGGAGAGCTTGCAGCTGCTCACGCTGCTGGTCGATCCGGACATCCCGGACGGGGCGTAGACCATGAACCCCATCGACGCGTTTGTTGCCGAACTCAAGATCGAGGCCCGCTCCACGCGCAAGATGCTGGAGCGCGTGCCGCCGGAGTCGCTCGGGTGGCGGCCGCACGAGAAGTCCAGCACGCTGGGGAAGGTCGCGGGGCACATCGCCGATATTCCCGGCTTGTTCATCGTGCCGCTGCTGCAGGACGAGTGCGACTACAACACGTACCAGTCGAACACCGGCACCGTGCCCGAAATCCTGGACACCTTCGACGCCAACATCGCCCGCTCGTACGAAACCCTGGGCGCGCTGACGCCCGAGCAGTTGCTGGCGCCGTTTCGGTATCGCTACGGCGACCGCGTCATCTTTGAACTCCCACGCTTCGTGGTAATCCGCAGCACCACGTTCAACCACCTCATCCACCACCGCGGGCAGTTGTCGGTGTATCTGCGCATGCTCGGCGTGGCGCTGCCGGCGATCTACGGCCCCACGGCCGACGAGCGGTAGAAAGGCGCACCCCATGAAACGCGGACAGTGGCACGACGTGGGTGACGCGGCGGAGCTGTCGCAGCAGCAGCTGCAGCAGGTCGTGGCGGGAAACACGAAGATCGCGCTCTCGTGCGTCGGAGGCACCTTCGGGGCGGTCCACAACGCCTGCAACCACGCCGGCGGACCACTTGGGCACGGAAGGCTGGACGGCGACTACATCGTGTGCCCGTGGCACAACTGGAAGTTCCACCGCGTCACTGGCGAGGGCGAGCCGGGCTTCGAAGCTGACCGCGTGCCGCGCTTCGAGTGCAAGGTGGAGGGCGGGCGCGTGCTGGTGCTGGATGCCGCCGTCACCAGGCGCAACAAGCTCCCGCACGATCCGCATCCCCTCGACCGCGAGGTCAAGCGCCAACCGGGTCCGCTGCGCGTCGTCGGCATTTCCACCACCGTCATGGACACCGCCAACCCGCGCTATTCCACCTCCGAGGCGTTGCTGGAAACCGCACTCGAACACGCGCGCGCAGCGCATTCTCTGGAAGCGCGCATGCTCAAGCTGCGCGATCTCAATTTTCGCGCCTGCGAGGGCTACTACTCCAAGAGCGCGCACGCGTGCACCTGGCCGTGCAGCATTTCGCAGATGGATCTCAACGACGGCATGAACGATGTCTACGAGAACCTGGTGTTCTGGGCCGACGTGGTACTCATCGCGACGCCCATCCGCTGGGGTGCCGCGAGTTCGTTGTACTTCAAGATGGCGGAGCGGCTCAACACGGTACAGAACCAGATTACCCTCAAGAACCGCGTCATGCTCAGGGACAAGGTGGCGGGACTCATCGTCACCGGCGGTCAGGACAACATCCAGGCCGTCGCCGGGCAGACCATGCAGTTCTTCGCGGAACTGGGCATGCAGTTTCCGCAGTTCCCCTACATCGCACACAGCCGTGGCTGGACGGCGGAGGACATGGAACGCAACGTCGAGGTGGTTCAGCACAGCAAGACGCTGCACGACGGCGCGCGCGCGTTGCTGGACCGCTGCCTGGACCTGGCGCTGCGGCTGCAGAGCACGGCCACGCCGGGATATGCACGGGGCGGCCGCAAGGCGTCGGGACTGGAACGCGGTAGCCAGTAGGCGCCGGCCCGGTGCCATTGTCGAACCTGAAGTATGCAATAGTTGTCTAGATGGCCATGGTCATGGAGGCGCGATCGAGCGTTTCCACGAGCGGGCGTTTACTGGACCTCCGGAATGGGACATAGCCATCTGTCCCATACGCCGCAAACCGGAGCGGAAGTGATAACGGAAGAACGGGGTGGGGCCAAATGACGACGGCCCACCCGCTTTCGGGTGAGCCGCCGCTTCCGATGCAGTTGCAGCAAGGCGCCTACTGGCAGGCGACGTTGCGCTGCTCGCGATCCCAGCAGGCCGTCGCGCCGCCGTTGTAGTCGGGGACGGTCAAGCTCCCCGTACCGTTGGCGTGCCAGATGATGCTGGACGTGAGGCTCGCGCTCGCGTCGTAGTACTCGATGGAGCCGGTGGTCTTGCTGTCGGTGAAGGTGAGGATGTCGCCTTCGTTCTCGTATCCGCTCCCGTTGACCGTCAGCGTCAGCGTGTCTTCCACTTTGCCGTTCGTCCACTCGATACGCGCACTCGCGATACCGTTCGTCTGGTCGATCGGGTCAAAGAACTGCCAGTAACCGCCGGTGTCGTCGTGCCGGGATTCGCCGCTGAACCACACAAAGTGGTTCAGGAGCAGCGCCGGATCGTTCGACGAGACTTCCATGCGCCACTCGACCGTGTCCTGCTTGGGCATGCCAAACAGGAACACGCTGTACTCGATCGCCTGGTCGACGAAGATGTACGTCCACAGGTACGAGCCGTCGGGCTGCTCCCGCGGAACGGAGTGGATGGCGTAGGCGAAGGCGCCGATGGGTTCTTCGAGCATGTCGAACGTGCTGAGGTGGATGAAGACCGCGCGCACGTACGCGTTGATCCAGTTCTCATGGTCGCCGCCGCTGGCGGAGAGGAGCATGGCGTCGCTCGGCGCCCCGGTGGTCAGCGACTGCGCGTCCAGTGTCGGTGCGCTGACGCCGTAGAAATCGAGCTCGAACTTCATCGTCGAAACGGCGGGCAGTGCCGGCGCGTTCGTGTTTGTGGTGTCGGGCAGTGTGACCGAGTCAGTGCTGCATCCCGACAGTGCGGCCAGCATAAAGAGTCCCGCGAGTGATGTGCGAATTGTGTGCGTTCCCATGATTGACCCCTCCTTGAGGGTGGTGGTTGATGTTCCCTGGGGAGGGGTAAAGCAGTAGACGTGCCACCGGGCAAATTCTCATAATATGATGCTATATAATGGGTTGCACGCGCCGCCGTGCCCGCTGTCACCGTGCCACACAGTCACAGTGTGTCCCGGTGTCACGCCCCGTTCACGGTTGCAGAAACCATACGCCGCGCCTAGAAATAGAACAGCACCGACATGGAGAGATTGGTCTGTGACCCGTCGGCGTCGATGTCGTACGCGAGTCCGACATCGGACACTTCGACGCTGACTTCATCGAAGGCAACAATATGATGGGTCACGTCGAGGCCCAGTGCCACATGGCGCGCCACCAGGAACTCGACCCCGGCGCTCAAGGGAACGCTGCCACCGTTGGCGTTGACGTCGCCGAGATCGCTCCGGAAGGTCAGGCCGTAACCGGCCAAGCCGGCGCGCAGGTAAGGGCGCGTAATGTGGCCCGGAAGGAAGCGGTACTGCATGAGAAGCGCCACCGATCCGGTTGCCGCTTCCAGGCCCGGCGCGAGACTCGAAAAACCGTTTCCGGCAAACTCGACCTGCAGGCCGAACACCGGATTGAAATCGTAGCCGACGGTGAGTGCGAGGCCGCCGCCGGCGTCGGAGATCTTTGTGTCGGAGGTGACGTCGGTCGCCCTGAACTCGCCGCCGCTCAACCGCAGCGCAAGCGACAGACCCTTGTCGGACGGGTGTTCCTGCGCACCTACGCTGCTGAACGACAGAGTGGATGCCAGGATTGCGATGGTGGAAAGGATACGTTTCATGGTGTTTGTCCTCCGGTTGTCTTGCGCTCGATACCGAGCGCCTTCATCTTCTTGTGCAGGTTCGTGCGCCCCAGCCCCAGTTCCTCGGCCGCGCGTGACACGTTCCAATTGAACTTCTCCAGGGTACGCGCGATCAGATCGCGCTCCATTTGCCGGCGTGCGTCGTGCAGGGACTTGCCGGCGGCTTGCGTGACGTCTGCGGCGGGGGATGATTTTGACGCCACGATGAACGAAGCGCCCACGCGCACTTCCGCGCTCAGATCATCCATCCGTACCACACGGCCCGGACACATGATCGCCACGCGCTCCACCTGATTGCGCAGCTCGCGTACATTCCCCGGCCACGGATACGCCGCGAGGGCTGCCAGCACCTCGTTGTCGAAGGTTCTGGGCGCCATGTCGTTCTCGACGCAGTACTCGGCGAGAAATGCGCGCGCGAGCAGAACGATGTCTTCGCCGCGTTCGCGCAACGGCGGCACCGTGATCGGCACCACGTTGAGCCGATAGTAGAGATCCTCGCGGAAGCGCCCGCCCGCCACTTCGTCGGCGAGGTTCTTGTTGGTGGCGGCGACGACGCGCACGTCGACACGGATGATCTCGCTGCTGCCAACTTTCTGGATCTCGCCCTCCTGCAGCGCGCGCAGGACCTTGGTTTGTACCTTGAGGCTCATGTCGCCGACTTCGTCCAGGAACAACGTGCCTCCGTCGGCCGCCTGCCACTTGCCTTCGCGTGACTGCACGGACCCGGTGTACGCGCCCCGCTCGGCTCCGAAGAGTTCGGACTCGATCAGTTCTTCGGGAATGGCGGCACAATTGACTTTGACGAAGGGGCCGCCGGCGCGGGCGCTGCGGTCGTGGATGGCCTGGGCCAGCAGCTCCTTGCCCGTGCCGGATTCGCCGAGAATCAGAACGCGCGCGGGCGTGGGTGCCACACGCCGGATCTGCGCCATGACTTCCACCGCAGCACGGCTCTCGCCCATGAACTCGCGGCGCTTGCCGGCGCGCGAACGGAGTTTGCGGTTCTCGCCGGCGAGCGCGCTGTGGTCGAGGGCGTTGCGCGATGTGAGAAGAATTCGCTCCTTGCCGCAGTCCTTCTCCAGAAAGTCGAACGCACCCAGCCGGGTGGCCTCGACCGCGCGGTCGATGGTGCCCTGCCCGGTGAGAATGACGACGAGCTGGTCGGGCTTCAGGCGGCGAATGTCCGCCAGCACCTCGAGGCCGTCGCGGTCGGGCATGGACAGATCGAGAAACACGACATCGAACGACTCGTGCGCGAGCAGCTCCAGCGCCTGCGTGCCGCCGGGTGCCGTCGCCGTTTCCCAGCCGGTGTTGCGGTGGATCATTTCCAGCATCCGCCGGATGTTGGGTTCGTCGTCGATGATGAGAACGCGTCCGGGCATCATGCCTCCCTGTGCGCGGCCGGCGCGGGCGGAGGACCGGCCAGCGGCAGTCGAATAATGAAAGTAGTACCAGCACCGACGGTGCTCTCTACGGCGATGTCGCCGCCGTGCAGCAGCACCGCATTCTTGACCATGGCCAGCCCGAGGCCGGTGCCCTCGCGGCGCGTCGTGAAGTAGGGTTCGAAGATGCGCGCGCGGTGCTCCGGCGGAATGCCCGGTCCGTTGTCGCCGACGCGCATGACGGCCTGGCCGTCCGCGCACTGAACGGAAGTACGCACCACGGTTCCGCCAGCCGGCATCATCGCCACCGCGTTGTCATACAGATTGATCAGCACGCGGCGCATCGCTTCCGGATCGAACGGGAAGCGGTCGAGCGGATCCGCCGCCGCGTGCGTGGTCGTCACCTGCGGATAGAGCGCGGCCACGTCGTGGGCGAGGGCGTCCAGTGAGCCTGCGCGCACCTCCAATTCGGGCATCTTTGCAAACTCGGAGAACTGGCGGACCAGGCGCTGCAGCTGCTCGACTTCCTCCCCGACCACGCGCGTGCTTTCGGCGAGCAGCGCGCGGAAGGCGGGGTCGTCGCCGCGATACTGGTCGCGCAGTTCTTCGATGGTGAGCCGGATCGGCAAGAGGGGGTTCTTGATCTCGTGCGCCAGGTGTCGCGCCACCTCGCGCCACGCCGCCATCTTTTCCATGTCCACCAGGCGCCGGCGCTGATCGTCGAGCCGCGCCACCATGTCGTTGAACGCATCCACCAGGTGCCCGGTTTCGCCGCCGCCGCGGATGTCCAGGCGGTAGCCCCAGTCGCCTGCTGCAACCATGCCGGCGCCGGCGGACAGCCGGCGGATCGGGGTTGCGATACGCTCGGCGATCAGGAGCGAGAGCGCCAGTGCGAGAACCACGCACGCGCCGTAGATGACAACGAAGGAATAGAAGAAGCTCCGCGTCAGCCCCGCGCGCGTGAGCTGCAGTGTGGCGAATAGCTGTCGCGCGGCGATGAGGTCCTCCGCACGGCGCAGGAAGGACGGATCCGTCTGGCTGAACAACAGGAGCCGTTCGTTTCCGGCGGGTGGCGTCCACGTGGCGAGGAGCAGGCTGCGGTCGGTGGACTCGAACAGCCGCAGGTCGCCGCCCGTGCCGGACGGCTTCGTGATGAAGGATCGGTTGCCGGTCAGGCGCTGGTATGTCTCGTTCGCGGAGAAGGAGAGCAACGGCGTGTCGAGTGTGTCGCCCGCGGCACCGGTGGCGCGCGCCAGCACGAACCCGTGCAGCGTCGAACCCAGGGACGCGCGGGACTTCATCGCGAGTGCGACGCGGCCCGAATCCGGAAGGGCGCCGCCCAGGTCCACCAGGAGCGCGCGGACATCGCCCGCGAAGCGCGCGCACTGTTCGTCCCACGCGTCGCGCGACATGGCGACACCGCTCTTTAGAGCCTCCTCCATGGTCTCGTTCAAGCCGACATTGAAAGTCTTGTCGAGCAGCGATTGCACCGCGAGTGCCAGCGGCACCGCGGGCAGCGCCGCCACCACGAGGCACATGACCACCAGACGCGAGCGGATCGATTTCATGGCCGTTCTTTCTCCACCGGTGGCCGGTACGAGGGCGAACGAAACCACGCGCTACGCCGGCCGGTGTCTTTTGACGACAAGCGCCGGATCAGGTCGTCGATGTTCAACACCTGTTCGCGCCACGTCCGGCTCGACTGTCCGCCCACCTGCTCCTGTACCCAGCCGACGATACTCTCCTGCTCTTTCCCGCGGAGCGGATACACGGCGATGGCCCATTCCACCGAGATGTCGGTGGCGTCATCCAGCGCGGAAAGCGGCATCACCGGCACTTGCTCCAGCCGTTCTACCGCCGCCGACACCAGTGCGAAGGACGCGTACGTGTACGACGTGTCGTCACGGACAAGCGCGTAGACGTTGTTCCATACGTCGCAGCGGATCTCCATGGAGTACAGACCGCGGCGCAGCGAGTGGTCGCGCGAATCCACCACGCGGTAGAGCAATTCGACCACGGCGGGGAGCCCGCTCTCCACCGTGTTGACCACCTGCTCGGTGAACAGGCCGGTGCTGATGATCGTGCACACAAGTTCGCTATTCATGGTGGTGACGTCCA is part of the Candidatus Krumholzibacteriia bacterium genome and encodes:
- a CDS encoding DUF3857 domain-containing protein is translated as MRATLIGGAMLLAAAALAPALPAVANEPRVGPEPGWVIPHQFPAPNEMKPRARSGASNALLYDFQHDVESQTSYIHTAVQIVSHEGVQQLSDLTIDYDPSFETLTLHRLRLHRGGMVIDKLGVDRVQTFQRETNMERYMYDGSLTASIHLSDVRVGDIIEYAYSQSGQNPAYDDHDFGNLWLDSMMPIELWLVRIRVPDGGDIVIKHHKTDLEPEVTQAAGYTDYQWKREQLKGSDYDNHVPGWYMAQEFPMVKFTDFANWGAVAAWAVPLFAVSEPERARLREMAGEALNFSHSPENIMQAIHFVQDEVRYLGLLEGMSAYVPHPPTRVWEQRYGDCKDKSLLLSVLLEEMGVDAYPMLVNTAGPRSADEFAVAPGDFDHCVVAFRYGDEMRFVDPTASHQGGDLDQMYFPDYRFGLIVAPDSDDLTPLPEPRTGRTVVTEHFRVDDAGGADLTVKTEYRGSRADMIRFMFAYTDLASIQKQYLSYYAAMYPQITATADLSLEDQQRDSDNVVVVNESYRIDNIWIQSEEDTSVRYVEFFPLSLDNETLWNSSPDRTMPYEVGRIDFRHEFIIDPPGRWPARPQETDIKGKGFRYWERVSTRGDQIRIEYEYSRTRDYIDAADVADFIARHDRIRSNLTYHLIRGRNAGASGISWGMVLVALASLAGSLWGARRLYARYDPEPRRPERADGPAGIRGWLLLPVIGTAIAPLRDLASISDLAACFDAEIVSGFGSGLTVILGFEVVFLVAGAVAWGLMMWLFYRHRSSVPRMFMLYVVARFVYVIADNMLAGALLPAELRDLESTEPLMDIFPMMAFGAVWITYFHQSDRVKRTFVARGPLHQPPPALAANGDAPAHAAGSADELEELARARLEQGIPAAEVAAWLAGQGLSPAMAATVVKVLGGDAAPVDVASSRRARIRAIIFVVIMLIIIVFLARLNM
- a CDS encoding DUF4386 domain-containing protein; protein product: MTTVQRNARIAGLLYLLLTLVAPLRLLYIPGKLFVRGDAAATAANIAANETLFRLGIMSELACGVIVLFLTFALYRLFRDVDHQLAVLVVIVGGILPAAVDFLIVLNDIAALAFVSGADYLAAFDAPQRDALAHFFMRLHGQQVLAAEVLWGIWLFPLGMLAIRSRFIPRLFGYWLIINGIAYLALSVSGLVLPQYAAWVEMVTIPALLGEVAFMLWLLIKGARERPVTAG
- a CDS encoding SRPBCC family protein, with translation MANSTNTVRLHRVLRAPAERVYRAFLDPDALVKWMAPHGFTGKVHQMDPRVGGGYKMSFTNFGTGSSHSFGGKYVELTPNERIRYTDAFDDPNLPGEMQMTVSLRAVSCGTELTIVQEGIPAAIPLELCYLGWQESLQLLTLLVDPDIPDGA
- a CDS encoding DinB family protein, producing the protein MNPIDAFVAELKIEARSTRKMLERVPPESLGWRPHEKSSTLGKVAGHIADIPGLFIVPLLQDECDYNTYQSNTGTVPEILDTFDANIARSYETLGALTPEQLLAPFRYRYGDRVIFELPRFVVIRSTTFNHLIHHRGQLSVYLRMLGVALPAIYGPTADER
- a CDS encoding NAD(P)H-dependent oxidoreductase, whose product is MKRGQWHDVGDAAELSQQQLQQVVAGNTKIALSCVGGTFGAVHNACNHAGGPLGHGRLDGDYIVCPWHNWKFHRVTGEGEPGFEADRVPRFECKVEGGRVLVLDAAVTRRNKLPHDPHPLDREVKRQPGPLRVVGISTTVMDTANPRYSTSEALLETALEHARAAHSLEARMLKLRDLNFRACEGYYSKSAHACTWPCSISQMDLNDGMNDVYENLVFWADVVLIATPIRWGAASSLYFKMAERLNTVQNQITLKNRVMLRDKVAGLIVTGGQDNIQAVAGQTMQFFAELGMQFPQFPYIAHSRGWTAEDMERNVEVVQHSKTLHDGARALLDRCLDLALRLQSTATPGYARGGRKASGLERGSQ
- a CDS encoding porin family protein; translation: MKRILSTIAILASTLSFSSVGAQEHPSDKGLSLALRLSGGEFRATDVTSDTKISDAGGGLALTVGYDFNPVFGLQVEFAGNGFSSLAPGLEAATGSVALLMQYRFLPGHITRPYLRAGLAGYGLTFRSDLGDVNANGGSVPLSAGVEFLVARHVALGLDVTHHIVAFDEVSVEVSDVGLAYDIDADGSQTNLSMSVLFYF
- a CDS encoding sigma-54 dependent transcriptional regulator; this translates as MPGRVLIIDDEPNIRRMLEMIHRNTGWETATAPGGTQALELLAHESFDVVFLDLSMPDRDGLEVLADIRRLKPDQLVVILTGQGTIDRAVEATRLGAFDFLEKDCGKERILLTSRNALDHSALAGENRKLRSRAGKRREFMGESRAAVEVMAQIRRVAPTPARVLILGESGTGKELLAQAIHDRSARAGGPFVKVNCAAIPEELIESELFGAERGAYTGSVQSREGKWQAADGGTLFLDEVGDMSLKVQTKVLRALQEGEIQKVGSSEIIRVDVRVVAATNKNLADEVAGGRFREDLYYRLNVVPITVPPLRERGEDIVLLARAFLAEYCVENDMAPRTFDNEVLAALAAYPWPGNVRELRNQVERVAIMCPGRVVRMDDLSAEVRVGASFIVASKSSPAADVTQAAGKSLHDARRQMERDLIARTLEKFNWNVSRAAEELGLGRTNLHKKMKALGIERKTTGGQTP
- a CDS encoding ATP-binding protein: MKSIRSRLVVMCLVVAALPAVPLALAVQSLLDKTFNVGLNETMEEALKSGVAMSRDAWDEQCARFAGDVRALLVDLGGALPDSGRVALAMKSRASLGSTLHGFVLARATGAAGDTLDTPLLSFSANETYQRLTGNRSFITKPSGTGGDLRLFESTDRSLLLATWTPPAGNERLLLFSQTDPSFLRRAEDLIAARQLFATLQLTRAGLTRSFFYSFVVIYGACVVLALALSLLIAERIATPIRRLSAGAGMVAAGDWGYRLDIRGGGETGHLVDAFNDMVARLDDQRRRLVDMEKMAAWREVARHLAHEIKNPLLPIRLTIEELRDQYRGDDPAFRALLAESTRVVGEEVEQLQRLVRQFSEFAKMPELEVRAGSLDALAHDVAALYPQVTTTHAAADPLDRFPFDPEAMRRVLINLYDNAVAMMPAGGTVVRTSVQCADGQAVMRVGDNGPGIPPEHRARIFEPYFTTRREGTGLGLAMVKNAVLLHGGDIAVESTVGAGTTFIIRLPLAGPPPAPAAHREA